The proteins below are encoded in one region of Nocardioides marmorisolisilvae:
- a CDS encoding organic hydroperoxide resistance protein encodes MPLESVNETLYTIAATAQGGRSGHVSSEDGVVDLDLGKPGSRSNPVANPETLFAAGYAACFNGALNLVAGQEGLDTSESTVTADVTFGKTDSGFGLAVSLVARIPGVDAEQAQRLTEKAHEVCPYSKATRGNIDVTLRGEPA; translated from the coding sequence ATGCCACTCGAGTCCGTGAACGAGACGCTCTACACGATCGCCGCGACCGCCCAAGGCGGCCGCAGCGGCCACGTCAGCTCCGAGGACGGTGTGGTCGACCTCGACCTCGGCAAGCCGGGAAGCCGGTCGAATCCGGTCGCCAACCCCGAGACGCTCTTCGCCGCCGGGTACGCCGCCTGCTTCAACGGCGCGCTCAACCTGGTCGCCGGTCAGGAGGGCCTGGACACCAGCGAGTCCACGGTCACCGCCGACGTCACCTTCGGCAAGACCGACAGCGGCTTCGGGCTGGCCGTGTCGCTGGTGGCGAGGATCCCGGGGGTCGACGCCGAGCAGGCCCAGCGGCTCACCGAGAAGGCACACGAGGTGTGCCCCTACTCCAAGGCCACCCGCGGCAACATCGACGTCACCCTGAGGGGCGAGCCGGCCTGA
- a CDS encoding nuclear transport factor 2 family protein codes for MNLGELSDRQEITDLITRYTRAVDTADWDGIDGVFTPDAVLDYRPSGGPMTTRDEAKAFIRNLEGFDRWQHLIGQVAIELRGDEASATAYFTNPMVSRGPDGVERLWEVGGYYHHELVRTPAGWRSVKMVDDLVWTRT; via the coding sequence ATGAACCTGGGCGAGCTGTCGGACCGGCAGGAGATCACCGACCTGATCACCCGTTACACCCGGGCGGTCGACACCGCGGACTGGGACGGCATCGACGGGGTGTTCACCCCCGACGCGGTCCTCGACTACCGGCCCAGCGGCGGGCCGATGACGACCCGTGACGAGGCCAAGGCGTTCATCCGCAACCTCGAGGGGTTCGATCGGTGGCAGCACCTGATCGGCCAGGTCGCGATCGAGCTGCGCGGTGACGAGGCCTCGGCGACGGCGTACTTCACCAATCCGATGGTCTCCCGGGGGCCGGACGGCGTGGAGAGGCTGTGGGAGGTCGGCGGCTACTACCATCATGAGCTGGTGCGTACGCCGGCCGGTTGGCGGTCGGTGAAGATGGTCGATGACCTCGTGTGGACAAGGACCTGA
- a CDS encoding TIGR03619 family F420-dependent LLM class oxidoreductase: protein MRFTYAEAMTDAAYYAPLAQAAEAAGYTSMTIADSLIYPRESDTSYPYTETGDREFLEDKPFIEALTLVTHLAAVTETLRFTPFVLKLPVRPPVLVAKQVGSIAWLSGNRLGLGVGLSPWPEDFTALGVPWARRGKRMDECIDIVRGLTTGEYFSYQGEFYDIPAMKQTPAPTEPVPILVGGHSDAALRRAVRRGDGWMHGGGPDDLDVLLDRLATIRREEGVESRPFEIHVISMDAYSPDGVKRLEDKGVTDCIVGFRVPYIKGPDTEPLADKVRHLESFAENVIARTGG from the coding sequence ATGCGGTTCACCTATGCGGAGGCCATGACCGACGCTGCGTACTACGCACCCCTGGCCCAGGCCGCCGAGGCGGCGGGCTACACCTCGATGACGATCGCGGACTCGCTGATCTATCCGCGTGAGTCCGACACCTCCTACCCCTACACCGAGACCGGCGACCGGGAGTTCCTCGAGGACAAGCCGTTCATCGAGGCCCTCACCCTGGTCACCCACCTCGCTGCGGTGACGGAGACCCTGCGGTTCACCCCGTTCGTGCTCAAGCTGCCGGTGCGGCCGCCGGTGCTGGTCGCCAAGCAGGTCGGCTCGATCGCGTGGCTCTCGGGCAACCGGCTCGGGCTCGGGGTCGGGCTCTCACCGTGGCCCGAGGACTTCACCGCGCTCGGTGTGCCGTGGGCCCGGCGGGGCAAGCGGATGGACGAGTGCATCGACATCGTGCGCGGGCTGACCACCGGGGAGTACTTCTCCTACCAGGGCGAGTTCTACGACATCCCGGCGATGAAGCAGACTCCGGCACCGACCGAACCAGTCCCGATCCTGGTCGGCGGGCACTCCGATGCCGCGCTGCGGCGCGCCGTACGCCGGGGCGACGGCTGGATGCACGGCGGCGGACCCGACGACCTCGACGTGCTTCTGGACCGGCTCGCCACGATCCGTCGCGAGGAGGGCGTCGAGTCGCGACCGTTCGAGATCCACGTGATCTCGATGGACGCCTACTCCCCCGACGGGGTCAAACGGCTCGAGGACAAGGGGGTCACGGACTGCATCGTCGGCTTCCGAGTCCCCTACATCAAGGGTCCGGACACCGAGCCGCTGGCGGACAAGGTCCGGCACCTGGAGTCCTTCGCGGAGAACGTCATCGCACGGACCGGGGGCTGA
- a CDS encoding nitroreductase family deazaflavin-dependent oxidoreductase, producing MKSKPKGLDSKATKVLLKYLSRANVAVFKASNGRLLGSFPFQGKHVPICVLRHTGRRTGQQRETPLIYLADEDRLVLVASQGGRPTDPAWYLNISANPDVEVLTRQGRRSMRARTADADERAALWPRLVEHYPDYAQYQSWCPREIPVVVLDPR from the coding sequence ATGAAGAGCAAGCCCAAGGGCCTGGACAGCAAGGCGACGAAGGTCCTGCTGAAGTACCTGTCGAGGGCCAACGTCGCGGTCTTCAAGGCCAGCAACGGCAGGCTGCTGGGCAGCTTCCCCTTCCAGGGCAAGCACGTGCCGATCTGCGTGCTGCGGCACACCGGCCGCAGGACCGGCCAGCAGCGCGAGACGCCGCTGATCTACCTGGCCGACGAGGACCGGCTCGTGCTCGTCGCCAGCCAGGGCGGCCGGCCGACCGATCCGGCGTGGTACCTCAACATCAGCGCGAACCCCGACGTCGAGGTCCTCACCAGGCAGGGGCGCCGGTCGATGCGGGCGCGTACGGCGGACGCCGACGAACGCGCAGCGCTGTGGCCGCGGCTGGTCGAGCACTACCCCGACTACGCCCAGTACCAGTCATGGTGCCCGCGCGAGATCCCGGTCGTGGTGCTCGATCCCCGCTGA